The DNA region AACATCCCGTACGCCCTCTCGGAGACTGCCGCGGCACGCGCCGCCCACCACCGAGAACGCTAGGAATCCGGGCCCCTCGGCCACGAGAGGGCACACCCCCGAGGTGAGGGTGCAGCCCGCTGCACCACGACCGGTCGTGCGGGGCTACGCGGGCTTGCGCAACACCTCCACCAGAGCCGCGATGCTCTGCTCCGCGCGGCCCTCCGCCACCGCCCGGTCCAGGAGCGCGTGCATCGGCTCCAGCCAGCGCGCGTCGAGCCCGGCCTCGGCCGCGATCTCGGTCTCGGCGGCGGCGCCCGCGTGGAAGATGCCGATGGACGACTGGGGGTCGTCGTAGGAGCCGCGGTCGATCTCGGCGGCGAGGTGCGGCAGGACGGAGCCGATCATCTCCAGCCACTTCACGGTGTGCGGCACCAGCGTGCTCGCCTCCAGGCCCCGCGCCGTGACGAGCGCCGCGCCCTGGAAGAAGCCGAGCAGGGCGGGCAGCAGCGTGCCGCCGACCGCGGACTCGTACAGCGCCGCGAGGTCCGGCTCGGTGCCCAGGTGCACGGTGTCGCCGCCGATGACCCGCAGCGTGGCCTCGTGCTCGTCGAAGAGGGCGCGGTCGCCGCTGTAGTAGTGCAGGGTGTCCGCCGCGCCCACCGCCGCGGGGACGTTCTTGATCGCGCCGTCCAGGAACCGCGCGCCGTGCCCGGCGGCCCAGTCGGCCATCGCGCGGGCGCCGGCGGGGATGCCGGAGTTGACGGTGATCAGGGTGCGTCCCGCGAGGGCGTCGGCGGCCGGTTCCAGGGCGGCGAGCGTCGCCTCGTACGTCGTCAGGCAGGCGATGGTCAGCGGGCTCGCGGCGATGGCGTCGCGGATGTCGGGGGCGTGCGTCGCACCCTGCTCGACGAGGGGCGCGGCCTTCTCGGGGCTGCGGTTCCACACGGTGGTGGGGTGCCCGGCGGCGACGTACGCCGACGCCAGGGCCGCGCCCATCGCGCCGAGTCCGACGACGGTCACGGGTGTGTGGGCGTGCTCGGGCATGACGGCTCCAATTCCTGGGATTCCGGGGAGGGTTCAGGGGCCGACGGGCAGTGTCGGCCCCTGATCACCAGGTTGGAGCGCGCCTGAACTTTCCTCAAGTACCTACTATTCGGTGAGGTACTGACCTTTTGGTGCGTGCCGGAGGGCGGCTGTGCCTGTGTGCCTGTGGGCCTGTGGGCGCTACGCCGGCTCGGGGTGCAGCCGCGTCCACCCCGCCCACGCCGACTCCACCATCTCCCGCACGTCCCGCTTGGCCGACCAGCCCAGCTCGGCGGTGACGCGGTCGGCGGCGGCGACCACCCGCGCCGGGTCGCCCGCGCGCCGTTCGGTGACCGTCGCCGGGATGTCGTACCCGGTGACGTCCGCGATCAGGTCGACCATCTCGCGCACCGAAACCCCCTCGCCGCGGCCGACGTTGAGGGTCAGGTCGGTGGCCTCGGGCGCGCCCGCGAGGCGCCGGGCCGCGGCCACGTGGGCCTCGGCGAGGTCGGTGACGTGGATGTAGTCGCGCACGCAGGTGCCGTCGGGCGTGGCGTAGTCGGCGCCGAAGATCCGGGGCGGCTCGCCCGCGGTGAGCTTCTCGAAGACCATCGGGACCAGGTTGAACACCCCGGTGTCGGCGAGCTCCGGGCTCGCCGCGCCCGCCACGTTGAAGTACCGCAGGCAGGCCGTGCGCAGGCCCGTCGCGCGGCCCACCGCGCGGGTCAGCCACTCGCCCGCGAGCTTCGTCTCGCCGTAGGGACTCATCGGCACGCAGGGCGTGTCCTCGGTGACCAGGCCGGTCTCGGTGTACGGCATGCCGTACACGGCGGCGGACGAGGAGAGGACGAAGGACGGCACGCGGGCGTCCGTGACCGCGTCCAGGAGGACCCGGAGGCCTTCCACGTTCTCCCGGTAGTAGCGCAGCGGCTGTTCGACCGACTCGCCGACCTGCTTCTTGGCCGCCAGGTGTACGACACCCGTGACCGCGTGCTCCCGCAGGGCGCCCGCGACCCGGTCCGCGTCGAGGGTCGAGCCGACGACGAGCGGCACCCCCTGCGGCACGCGCTCGGCGAGGCCCGTGGACAGGTCGTCGTAGACCACCGTCCGCTCGCCCGCCCCGGTCATGGCGCGGACGACGTGCCCTCCGATGTATCCGGCGCCGCCGGTGATCAGCCAGGTCATGGTCAGCTCGTCCCGTCGTGTCGTGTTGGTCCGGGATGTACCCCGGACATCCCGGACGTGCAGTCTCGCAGAGCCCGGATACGGGTCCTGTCAGGGGCGGCGCGCCCGGCGCCCCGTACGCCCGGCGCGCGGCCGCACGCCCCGCACCCGTCAGGGACCGCCCGCCCCGTCCCCCCGCCCGCCCGGCAGCCTCCGCACGAGTCGCACGAGCCGCCGCCGCGCCACCGCCACCACCCCGCGCAGACCCGGTGCGAGCCGCACCGAGAGGTTCCCCGCCTGCGTCGCGTACGGCTGGACGAGCAGCACGCCGTGCCGCCCGCCCGGCACCACCGTGCGGCGCAGCAGGCCGGGCCCGGCCACCGCCCGCGCCGTGGTCTCGCGGGCCGTGCCGTCGCCGAACAGCAGCCGCACCCGCAGGTCCCACACGTCGCCGTCGAGCGCCGCGAGGTCGACCCGCACGTCCGCCACCCACGTCCGGCCCGGCTCCTCGACCGTGAACGCCGCCGACCGCCGCACCCCGGGCCGACCGCCGCCCCGCCGCGTCAGCTCCACGTCGACCACCCCGGGGCCCGCCGCCTCGACCCGGCCGTACAGCTCGTGCAGGCGAAGGCGCAGCACGCTCGCGCCCCGGCGCGGACGCAGCTCGGCGTCGACCGCGAGCGGAAGCAGCCGCAGCGGCCGCGCGAGCAGGTGTTCCAGGGTGACCTGGGGCAGGTCCGCCGACCAGACGGGGGTGTCGTCGGCGGCGCGCGCGTACGGCGGGGCGAGCCGGGCCGGGCGGGCCGCGACCTGCTTGAGGCGGTCCAGGTCGCGCGGCTCGGCGGCGGCGAGGACGACCCGGGCGATGACGCGGCCGGGGGCGGGGGCCGCGGCCAGGTCGGCCTCGTCGAACTCGGTGAGGTAGGCGCGGGTCAGGGCCCACCACTCGCGCTGGTACTCCGGGCCGCGCTGGGGCAGCTCCCGGGTGTACATGCGCAGGCCGTGGTCGAGGAACTGGGCGCGGGCCGCCCGCGCGAGCACCTTGTCGCCGTCGGCGGCGCCGCGCAGGATGTCCACGGCCTGGCGGTGCGCCGTGATCCGGGCCCGCCAGTTCTCGATGCCCGCGCGGTCCAGGGAGATCGACAGCTTGGCGGCGGTCCGCCGCACGTGCCACACGTACACGGTGTCGGGGACGAGGGCGATGCGCGGGGCCGCGGCGAGGACCCGGGCGCCGAAGACGAAGTCCTCGTAGAGGAAGCGGCCTTCGGGGAAGCGGGCGCCGTGCGCGCGCAGGAAGTCCGTGCGGTAGAGCTTGTTGACGCACAGCGTGTCGTGGACCAGGCGCGGGCGCAGCTCCGGGCGGGGCACGAGCGCGGCCTTGCGGTACAGCTCGGGCTGCCAGGGCACCTCGCGTCCCGACGGCAGTTCGCGCCGCACGCACAGGCCCGACGCGACGTCGGCGTCGTGCCGCAGCGCCGCGGCCAGGAGCGTTCGCGCCCCGTCCGGCGCCAGCACGTCGTCGCTGTCGAGGAACATCAGGTACGGCAGGGTCGCCGCGTCGACGCCGTCGTTGCGCGGGGCGCCGCAGCCGCCGCTGTTGACGGCGCGCCGCACGACCCGCACCCGCCGGTCGGCGGCGGCCAGTTCCGCGAGGACGGCGGGCGTGTCGTCCGTCGAACAGTCGTCGACCGCGATCACCTCGCCCACCACGGGGCCCTGGGCGAGCGCGGAGCGCACCGCGTCGGCGATGTGCGGGGCGTCGTCGTAGCCGATCACGACGACGGTGATCTGGGGCTCTTGAGGTGAGATGGGGTCCACGGGGCAAATTTTAGGGGTTGGTAGAAATTATCCGATTAGGGGGCTTCGTCATGGAGTGCCGGGCGAAGTGTCGGAGTGGGCGCCGGAGGGGGCGTGGGACGGGGTGCCGGAGGGAGCGCCGGAGGGAGCGCCGGACGGGGTCCCGGCGCCGCCCGCACGCGGGGACGCGCCGCCCACCCGCGCGAGGATCTCGCCCGTCTGCGCGCTCCACGCCACCACCACCGCCTCCGGCGGCAGCGGCTGCTGCGGGGCCACCAGGAGCCAGCGCACGTGGTGGCGCCGGACGATCGCGGCCCGCTCGTCGGCCGGGGTGGCGGGGTCGAGGTAGGCGCGCACCTCCCTCAGGCGCTCGTTGCGCGCGGACTCCGCGAGCGAGGCGTCCGGCCAGGCGGGCGCGACCAGGTTGACGCCGAACGCCGGGATCGAGCGCATCGGACGGTAGCCGTCGGTCAGGACGACGTCGCCGCGCTTCATGTGGGCCGCAGCCCAGGCGTAGCTCGGCCAGCGCGGCGGCTGGTCGAAGCCGATCGGGTCGAGGGTGCGGGGCACCACGGCGCCCGCCTGGATCTGGACGAAGCCGACGAACGCGCCGAGCGCGGTGGCCCCGGCGAGGGCGGCGCGGCGGTTGCCCCAGGTGCGGGGCGCCGTCAGCTCGATGGCGAGGGCGAACTGGAGCGGGACGAGGGTGAGGCCGAGGATTCTGCCGTACGTGTAGTGGCCGCTGAGCCAGCCGTAGCCGACGACCGCGCAGTCCAGGGCGAACATCAGGACCAGCGGGTCCGTGCGGCTCCGCCGCCAGCGCAGGAACAGGGCCGGCAGGCCGAGGGCGGCGAGCCAGAAGCGCTGCGGCATGTCCGTGTAGAGCTGGCGGTGGATCCAGTCGACGCTCTCGTCCCCGACCAGCGTGAGCGGGTTGAAGTACGGCCAGGTGGTGGCCACCGCGAGGGCCGTGAGCCCGGTGAGCACCCACCGCAGCGGCGACCGCAGGCGCGGCAGCGCGAACGCCGTCACCCCGATCACCGCCGCCACCGAGGTGATCGGGTGGATCAGCAGGATCAGCCCGCACAGGGCGCCGAGCCCCGCGTACGGCCACCACCCGCGGGGCGCCCCCGCCAGCGAACCCGCCCACGCCCAGGCCCAGAACATCAGCGCGATGCCGAACGTCGACGGATAGCCGAGGTTGCCCGTCATCGACATCAGGCCCAGGTAGCCGCTCCACCACGCCATCCGCGTGCCCCACAGCAGGACCATCGCGAACAGGGCGAGGACGGGGGCCCAGGGCCGGGGCGTGAGGACGCGCACGAAGCGGGCGATGCCGGTGAGCAGGACGAGGAGGTTCAGCGGCCCGGAGAGCTTGACGACCTGCCAGCCCGCGAGCCCGGTCGCCTCGGCGAACAGCGCCTGGGCGACGGCGTACGGCGAGTAGTACGCGCTGCCCTCGCCCGGCAGGTCGGCCATGGGGTGCCGGGGGTGCAGCAGGTCGTCCTTGAGGCGTTCGACGACGGCCGCGTGCTGGCCGAAGTCGCAGCAGATCGGCACCCGCCAGTACGCGAGCGACATCACCAGCCAGAACAGCCCGCCGACGACCAGGTAGGGGCTCGGGTGCCAGCGGATCCCGAAGCCCGTGGCACTCGCGCCGAGCCGGGCGCGCCGCCGCTGCCACGTCGTCACCGCGGGGGGCGCCGCCGTGGACTCGGCGGCCGGCGCGGTCGTCGTCCCCGAAGTGCCCGCCGCCGTCATCGCATCAGCCTGTCCGCGACGCGCTCCGCCGCCCTGCCGTCGTCGAGGTCGCAGTACGCCTCGCGGAACGCCGCGTACGCCTTGCGGTGCCGGGCGGACACGGAGTCGAGGTCGCGCAGGGCGTCGACGACCTCGCGGGTGGAGGCGAGCAGCGGGCCCGGCGCGCGGGACTCGAAGTCGAGGTAGAAGCCGCGCACGGTGTCGCGGTAGTGCTCCAGGTCGTAGGCGTGGAAGAGCATCGGGCGCCCTGTGTGCGCGAAGTCGAACATCAGGGACGAGTAGTCGGTGATCAACACGTCGGCGACCAGGAGGAGTTCGGCGGTGCGCGGGTGTCCCGAGACGTCGCGGACGAAGGGGGCGCGGGCGCCGGGGAGCCGCCCGGAGGTCAGCGGGTGCTTGCGCACGAGCAGCACGTGGTCGTCGCCGAGCACGTCCTCGGCGACGCGCAGGTCGAGGGC from Streptomyces flavofungini includes:
- the galE gene encoding UDP-glucose 4-epimerase GalE, with translation MTWLITGGAGYIGGHVVRAMTGAGERTVVYDDLSTGLAERVPQGVPLVVGSTLDADRVAGALREHAVTGVVHLAAKKQVGESVEQPLRYYRENVEGLRVLLDAVTDARVPSFVLSSSAAVYGMPYTETGLVTEDTPCVPMSPYGETKLAGEWLTRAVGRATGLRTACLRYFNVAGAASPELADTGVFNLVPMVFEKLTAGEPPRIFGADYATPDGTCVRDYIHVTDLAEAHVAAARRLAGAPEATDLTLNVGRGEGVSVREMVDLIADVTGYDIPATVTERRAGDPARVVAAADRVTAELGWSAKRDVREMVESAWAGWTRLHPEPA
- a CDS encoding glycosyltransferase family 2 protein, producing MSPQEPQITVVVIGYDDAPHIADAVRSALAQGPVVGEVIAVDDCSTDDTPAVLAELAAADRRVRVVRRAVNSGGCGAPRNDGVDAATLPYLMFLDSDDVLAPDGARTLLAAALRHDADVASGLCVRRELPSGREVPWQPELYRKAALVPRPELRPRLVHDTLCVNKLYRTDFLRAHGARFPEGRFLYEDFVFGARVLAAAPRIALVPDTVYVWHVRRTAAKLSISLDRAGIENWRARITAHRQAVDILRGAADGDKVLARAARAQFLDHGLRMYTRELPQRGPEYQREWWALTRAYLTEFDEADLAAAPAPGRVIARVVLAAAEPRDLDRLKQVAARPARLAPPYARAADDTPVWSADLPQVTLEHLLARPLRLLPLAVDAELRPRRGASVLRLRLHELYGRVEAAGPGVVDVELTRRGGGRPGVRRSAAFTVEEPGRTWVADVRVDLAALDGDVWDLRVRLLFGDGTARETTARAVAGPGLLRRTVVPGGRHGVLLVQPYATQAGNLSVRLAPGLRGVVAVARRRLVRLVRRLPGGRGDGAGGP
- a CDS encoding NAD(P)-dependent oxidoreductase, which encodes MPEHAHTPVTVVGLGAMGAALASAYVAAGHPTTVWNRSPEKAAPLVEQGATHAPDIRDAIAASPLTIACLTTYEATLAALEPAADALAGRTLITVNSGIPAGARAMADWAAGHGARFLDGAIKNVPAAVGAADTLHYYSGDRALFDEHEATLRVIGGDTVHLGTEPDLAALYESAVGGTLLPALLGFFQGAALVTARGLEASTLVPHTVKWLEMIGSVLPHLAAEIDRGSYDDPQSSIGIFHAGAAAETEIAAEAGLDARWLEPMHALLDRAVAEGRAEQSIAALVEVLRKPA